A single Argentina anserina chromosome 7, drPotAnse1.1, whole genome shotgun sequence DNA region contains:
- the LOC126802746 gene encoding uncharacterized protein LOC126802746, with translation MGYIYELMDAAKEKIAFGLKKNPRHYQPIWNKIDARWTPQLHQPLHAAGYFLNPQLHYEDYFSIVLEVKKGLHECMDMMMSFEDRIRVDIQLEMFDKCIGEFGSKIAIHSRKLRSPASWWKRFGEETPELKKFAIRVLSLTCSASECERNWSTFESIHTKKRNRLEHKRLNTLVYVK, from the exons ATGGGCTACATATATGAATTGATGGATGCCGCCAAGGAGAAGATTGCATTTGGATTGAAGAAGAACCCTAGACATTATCAACCAATTTGGAACAAAATTGATGCAAGGTGGACTCCTCAACTACATCAACCTTTGCATGCTGCTGGATATTTTCTAAACCCTCAACTACATTATGAAGATTACTTCTCAATTGTTTTAGAAGTCAAGAAAGGATTGCATGAATGCATGGATatgatgatgtcatttgagGATCGGATAAGGGTTGATATCCAATTGGAGATGTTTGATAAATGCATTGGAGAGTTTGGAAGTAAGATAGCAATACATTCCAGGAAGCTAAGAAGTCCAG cGAGTTGGTGGAAGCGTTTTGGAGAGGAAACACCTGAGTTGAAAAAGTTTGCTATCCGTGTACTTAGCCTAACATGTAGTGCCTCTGAATGCGAGAGGAATTGGAGTACCTTTGAGTCG ATTCACACTAAGAAAAGGAATCGACTTGAGCACAAAAGATTAAATACATTGGTTTATGTCAAGTAG